One window from the genome of Methanococcoides sp. AM1 encodes:
- a CDS encoding bifunctional oligoribonuclease/PAP phosphatase NrnA: MQVDEVGFYNRLLDYHNILYLCHRNADPDAISSAFALSEAIGGTVGLVDGSNRVASLLVDKLEIDVVESPNPEDYDLVVVVDTSTSAQLNDIKLSNYCVIDHHATTALTENAAFYLHRNATSVAEIVYDVLTCMGAPIMHRLALGLMAGVVTDTGHFKHATSKTFKTFGEIIESSGVEYAEVLDLMASTPQDVSMRIAMLKSASRATIERINDWLVVTSNVSSFGGSASSMLINIGGDVAFVGTARGDSIRVSGRAKRDAVNAGVNLGKIMEEISGHYEGTGGGHAGAAGIDVVADMDTILFECVELVREILKDKKNPLSL, encoded by the coding sequence ATGCAGGTTGATGAAGTTGGCTTTTACAATAGACTTCTGGATTATCACAACATCTTATATCTATGCCATCGCAATGCCGACCCTGATGCTATAAGTAGTGCATTTGCACTCTCTGAAGCAATAGGGGGGACCGTAGGTCTGGTAGATGGTAGCAACAGAGTTGCCTCCCTTCTTGTTGATAAGCTAGAGATCGATGTAGTAGAAAGTCCAAATCCGGAAGATTATGATCTGGTAGTGGTAGTAGATACATCTACCAGCGCACAGCTTAATGACATTAAACTTTCTAATTACTGCGTGATAGATCATCATGCAACTACTGCACTTACAGAAAATGCTGCTTTTTACCTTCACCGCAATGCAACATCTGTGGCGGAGATCGTATATGATGTACTAACCTGCATGGGTGCTCCCATCATGCACCGACTGGCATTGGGCCTGATGGCAGGGGTCGTTACGGATACCGGGCATTTCAAGCATGCTACAAGCAAGACCTTCAAGACATTTGGTGAGATAATCGAGTCAAGTGGTGTGGAGTATGCGGAGGTGCTTGACTTGATGGCTTCAACTCCTCAGGATGTCTCGATGAGGATCGCAATGCTCAAGTCTGCTTCACGTGCAACTATCGAGCGTATTAATGACTGGCTTGTGGTGACATCCAATGTAAGTTCCTTTGGCGGCTCTGCATCATCTATGCTGATCAATATTGGCGGAGATGTTGCTTTTGTTGGCACTGCACGTGGCGATAGCATAAGGGTGAGTGGTCGTGCAAAGCGTGATGCTGTAAATGCAGGAGTGAATCTTGGCAAGATCATGGAAGAGATCAGTGGTCACTATGAGGGTACTGGTGGAGGCCATGCCGGTGCAGCAGGCATCGATGTCGTTGCCGATATGGACACTATTCTTTTTGAATGTGTCGAGTTGGTAAGAGAAATTTTGAAGGATAAGAAAAACCCGTTGAGTTTATAA
- a CDS encoding prefoldin subunit beta, with the protein MSSEIPPQVQNQLAQLQQVQQQAQSLAMQKNQMASMQKESEMALEELEKLSDDAVVYRAVGDLQIQSTKEETVTKLKERLDTLSLRLQSLSRQEERISKRFTQLQEQLQQAMGTQGQ; encoded by the coding sequence ATGAGTTCAGAAATACCCCCACAAGTACAGAACCAGCTTGCACAATTGCAGCAGGTTCAGCAGCAAGCGCAGTCTCTTGCAATGCAGAAGAACCAGATGGCTTCTATGCAGAAAGAGTCAGAAATGGCACTTGAAGAACTTGAAAAGCTTTCAGATGACGCTGTTGTTTACAGGGCTGTAGGAGACCTTCAGATCCAGTCTACCAAGGAAGAGACCGTAACAAAACTCAAAGAAAGACTTGATACACTTTCATTGAGACTTCAGTCACTGTCCCGTCAGGAAGAACGCATCTCAAAGCGTTTTACCCAGCTCCAGGAACAACTTCAGCAGGCAATGGGTACGCAGGGACAGTAA
- a CDS encoding KEOPS complex subunit Pcc1: MKLFSESVIMMDDAEAVYRSILPELETTVTDRSSVNVEVRNSSLVMCVSADDIISMRSTLNTWLRLVQIAHDVCVVSRNACNGI, translated from the coding sequence TTGAAGCTATTTTCAGAATCTGTTATAATGATGGATGATGCCGAAGCTGTCTATAGGTCAATCCTGCCTGAGCTGGAGACCACTGTAACTGACAGGTCTTCTGTAAATGTGGAGGTCAGGAATTCTTCTCTCGTAATGTGCGTAAGTGCTGACGATATTATTTCCATGCGTTCAACATTAAATACGTGGCTCCGTCTTGTGCAGATTGCACATGATGTATGTGTGGTCAGCAGGAATGCCTGTAATGGCATATGA
- a CDS encoding rRNA maturation protein, which produces MLITSSRKPSANTRTLCKYLASFFNCEYLTRGKMGLADVMSYSDDTNLVVVGDYHGSPGSLIFYDEDGAELLSIRLSIFYPDGYKFSNLKSMEPVLMGDGELGNMLSHYLGIPNDECDGMAKCIRVEDDRMEFLYSGKLLFRLNVKSYRVPEAAV; this is translated from the coding sequence ATGTTGATAACTTCTTCTCGCAAACCTTCTGCCAATACTCGTACTTTGTGCAAGTATTTGGCATCTTTTTTTAATTGCGAGTATTTGACCCGGGGTAAAATGGGTCTTGCTGACGTTATGTCATATTCCGACGATACCAATTTAGTCGTCGTTGGTGATTATCATGGAAGTCCCGGAAGCCTCATATTCTACGATGAGGATGGGGCAGAGCTTTTGTCCATTCGTTTGAGCATTTTCTATCCTGATGGCTACAAATTTTCCAACCTCAAATCCATGGAACCTGTTCTAATGGGGGACGGTGAACTTGGAAATATGCTGTCACATTACCTTGGCATTCCTAATGACGAATGTGATGGGATGGCTAAATGTATCCGTGTAGAAGATGACAGGATGGAGTTCCTGTATTCAGGTAAACTACTTTTCAGACTCAATGTAAAAAGCTACAGGGTGCCGGAGGCAGCTGTTTGA
- a CDS encoding DNA-directed RNA polymerase subunit P — MDYKCTRCKRPVEIDYEYTGIRCPYCGHRILVKERPQASIKTVKAE; from the coding sequence ATGGACTACAAGTGCACTCGATGCAAGCGCCCGGTCGAGATCGACTACGAGTATACCGGAATCCGCTGTCCTTATTGTGGACACAGGATTCTTGTAAAGGAAAGGCCGCAGGCATCGATCAAAACAGTCAAAGCCGAGTAA
- a CDS encoding 50S ribosomal protein L37ae — MAKKYSKKGRVSRSAGRFGTRYGRRDRKLVADLEEKMHMPHKCANCARLTVKRVGTGIWKCKKCGYTFAGGTYLPTTTVGSTVMRSVKKATEQVE, encoded by the coding sequence ATGGCAAAAAAATACTCAAAGAAAGGACGTGTGTCCCGATCTGCAGGAAGATTCGGCACACGCTATGGAAGAAGAGACCGTAAGTTGGTTGCGGATCTTGAAGAAAAGATGCACATGCCACACAAGTGTGCAAACTGTGCACGCCTGACTGTAAAGAGAGTTGGGACCGGCATCTGGAAATGTAAAAAGTGTGGATATACCTTTGCAGGTGGCACATACCTTCCAACTACTACAGTAGGTAGTACTGTAATGAGGTCTGTTAAGAAAGCCACTGAGCAGGTTGAGTAA
- the rrp42 gene encoding exosome complex protein Rrp42 yields the protein MRNMSNEAVSRLKKDFIFNLALKGQREDGRAFDEMRDIKLETNVIDKAEGSAKVCYGDTQVIVGVKLQVGTPFPDSADKGVIITSMELNPIASPDFEAGPPRPKAIEMARVVDRGIRESGAIDLNKLCITEGEEVWMVFLDVHVLNDSGNLLDAASLGAIAALMTATIPAEREGRGEDTKMPIREMPVSLTFVNVGGEYFIDASNNEESICDTKVTIVSNQDGSICAMQKSGAGSLSEEKFLKAVEKSCEIGAKIREEYLLNI from the coding sequence GTGAGAAATATGAGCAATGAAGCTGTATCAAGACTGAAAAAAGATTTCATATTCAACCTGGCTCTCAAGGGTCAGCGTGAGGATGGTCGTGCATTCGATGAGATGCGTGACATTAAACTTGAGACCAATGTCATAGACAAAGCAGAAGGCTCTGCAAAGGTCTGCTACGGCGATACTCAGGTCATTGTAGGTGTAAAGCTTCAGGTCGGTACACCTTTCCCGGATTCTGCTGATAAGGGTGTTATAATCACCAGCATGGAATTGAACCCGATCGCTTCACCAGACTTCGAGGCAGGCCCTCCAAGGCCCAAAGCTATCGAAATGGCACGCGTGGTCGACCGTGGTATTCGTGAATCAGGCGCAATTGATTTAAACAAGTTGTGTATTACGGAAGGAGAAGAGGTCTGGATGGTCTTTTTAGACGTCCATGTCTTGAACGACAGCGGAAACCTGCTTGATGCAGCATCACTTGGTGCAATTGCAGCTCTCATGACAGCAACCATCCCGGCAGAACGCGAAGGCCGTGGAGAGGATACGAAGATGCCTATTCGTGAGATGCCTGTATCACTTACCTTCGTTAATGTTGGAGGCGAGTATTTCATTGATGCAAGCAACAACGAGGAGTCGATCTGTGATACAAAGGTCACTATCGTTTCCAACCAGGATGGTTCGATCTGTGCCATGCAGAAGAGCGGCGCAGGCTCGCTTTCAGAGGAAAAGTTCCTGAAAGCTGTTGAAAAATCATGTGAAATAGGCGCTAAGATAAGGGAGGAGTACCTCCTTAACATATGA
- the rrp41 gene encoding exosome complex exonuclease Rrp41 — protein sequence MSDKPEKFIDENGIRLDGRRVDEIRPMTVEMGVLSRADGSCYLEWGNNKVLAAVYGPRELHPRRLQRPGEALVRYRYNMAAFSVEDRIRPGPSRRSTEISKVSGEAFEPVVMKQFYPSAVIDVFAEVLQADAGTRTAAINAATLALVDAGIPMKGLVAACAVGKVDGQLVIDLNKPEDNYGDADLPIAMTEDGEITLLQMDGNLTVEEINKGIEMVREGCEQIFAIQKAALLERFGSAEEEEVLEDAELQADIMSEEEEVSEAAEEEDDVEESDDIEDIEVAEAEDVEVEEAEAMFEEDVTEFEVSEEEIGEAAELNEEEVASEPEGEESTEEEGEKYEQ from the coding sequence ATGAGTGATAAACCGGAAAAATTTATTGATGAAAACGGGATTCGCCTTGACGGTAGGCGTGTTGATGAGATCCGCCCTATGACCGTTGAGATGGGCGTACTCTCAAGGGCAGATGGTTCATGTTATCTTGAATGGGGTAATAACAAGGTTCTTGCTGCAGTTTATGGCCCAAGGGAACTTCACCCACGCAGGCTTCAGCGCCCAGGTGAAGCGCTTGTAAGATACAGGTACAATATGGCAGCATTCTCTGTTGAGGACCGTATACGTCCTGGTCCAAGCAGGAGAAGCACTGAGATATCCAAAGTAAGTGGAGAAGCATTCGAGCCTGTTGTTATGAAGCAGTTTTACCCATCTGCTGTTATCGATGTATTCGCAGAGGTCCTTCAGGCTGATGCAGGAACAAGAACAGCAGCAATCAATGCTGCAACACTCGCATTAGTGGATGCCGGTATCCCTATGAAGGGACTGGTGGCTGCCTGTGCTGTCGGTAAAGTGGATGGTCAGCTTGTGATCGATCTTAACAAACCTGAGGACAACTATGGTGACGCTGATCTGCCTATTGCAATGACCGAAGATGGTGAGATAACTCTCTTGCAGATGGACGGAAATCTGACCGTTGAGGAGATCAACAAGGGCATTGAGATGGTCAGGGAAGGCTGTGAGCAGATATTTGCAATACAGAAAGCAGCTCTTTTAGAAAGGTTTGGCAGTGCTGAAGAGGAAGAGGTCCTTGAAGATGCTGAGCTTCAGGCTGACATCATGTCCGAGGAAGAAGAAGTTTCTGAAGCAGCTGAAGAAGAGGATGATGTTGAAGAAAGTGATGACATCGAAGACATCGAAGTTGCAGAAGCTGAAGATGTTGAGGTCGAAGAAGCTGAAGCCATGTTCGAAGAAGACGTCACTGAATTTGAAGTGAGCGAGGAAGAGATCGGGGAAGCAGCAGAATTAAATGAAGAAGAAGTCGCTTCAGAGCCAGAGGGCGAGGAGTCCACTGAGGAAGAGGGTGAGAAATATGAGCAATGA
- the rrp4 gene encoding exosome complex RNA-binding protein Rrp4, with the protein MDRKIVIPGQLLSDKEKMAGPGTYVKDGKVYSLLYGIANVKNKASVVPFSGKYYPSRKDYIIGTVIDVTPSNWIMETGSPYDGLLHVSEYPKRVDSSEMRGCMTIGDCVIVRVKDVSKSMKVELTMREPGTRVLTKGRIIDVVPAKVPRVIGHSGSMVSILKKESNCDVFVGKNGRIWINGRSDDMDHLADAIEMIERESHISGLTDKVGRFLRNEPETVAESDADELIEEERSTLPAKEDNVTEETCRKVDALLDDEVDEA; encoded by the coding sequence ATGGATCGGAAAATCGTAATCCCCGGACAGCTCCTTTCTGATAAGGAGAAAATGGCCGGACCGGGAACATATGTAAAGGACGGCAAGGTCTATTCCTTGCTCTATGGAATTGCAAACGTCAAGAACAAAGCTTCAGTTGTACCTTTTTCAGGAAAGTACTATCCTTCACGCAAGGATTACATAATCGGTACTGTAATTGATGTAACTCCTTCGAATTGGATAATGGAAACTGGATCTCCTTATGACGGATTGCTTCATGTTTCCGAATATCCAAAGCGCGTAGATTCCTCAGAAATGAGGGGATGTATGACTATCGGGGATTGCGTAATTGTTCGTGTAAAGGATGTCAGCAAGTCCATGAAAGTGGAACTTACCATGCGTGAGCCTGGTACGAGAGTGCTGACAAAAGGTCGTATCATCGATGTTGTACCTGCAAAGGTCCCTCGTGTGATCGGTCATAGTGGTTCCATGGTATCGATCCTTAAGAAAGAGTCGAACTGTGATGTGTTCGTAGGAAAGAACGGCCGTATCTGGATCAACGGAAGATCAGATGATATGGATCATCTGGCGGATGCTATCGAAATGATCGAACGTGAATCTCATATATCCGGTTTAACGGATAAAGTGGGCAGGTTCCTGAGAAATGAACCGGAAACGGTTGCGGAGTCGGATGCGGATGAGCTGATAGAGGAAGAAAGGTCAACTCTGCCCGCAAAAGAAGACAATGTTACAGAAGAAACCTGTCGTAAGGTCGATGCTCTCCTCGACGATGAAGTGGATGAGGCATAA
- a CDS encoding ribosome assembly factor SBDS, whose amino-acid sequence MVSLDESLVARLKKGSKHYEVLVDPDGALEFKKGGNVKIEDILAVESIFEDASTGDHVAESDLSNAFETTDVFEIAAHIIKHGELQLTKEQRKHILEEKTKQVISIIAQNAINPQTRTPHPAARIEKAMGEAKVHIDPLKSVDEQVNIVMKAIRPIIPIRFEEVEVEVKVPAEYAGKSYGDIAKFGTMLKDRWENDGSWVAVVKMPAGLQNDFYGLVNHLTKGDAETKLL is encoded by the coding sequence ATGGTATCACTTGATGAATCATTGGTTGCAAGGTTGAAGAAAGGCAGCAAACATTATGAAGTACTTGTAGACCCTGATGGAGCACTGGAATTCAAGAAAGGTGGCAACGTAAAGATCGAGGATATTCTTGCAGTCGAGTCCATCTTTGAGGATGCCAGTACCGGAGATCATGTGGCCGAGTCAGATCTTTCCAATGCGTTCGAGACCACTGATGTGTTCGAGATCGCAGCACATATTATAAAACACGGTGAACTTCAGCTCACTAAAGAGCAGAGGAAACATATTCTTGAGGAAAAGACCAAACAGGTAATTTCCATTATTGCACAGAACGCTATCAATCCACAAACAAGGACCCCTCATCCAGCGGCACGTATAGAGAAGGCCATGGGTGAAGCAAAAGTTCATATTGACCCATTGAAAAGCGTCGATGAGCAGGTCAACATTGTGATGAAGGCGATCAGGCCAATTATACCAATACGCTTTGAAGAAGTAGAGGTAGAGGTCAAGGTCCCTGCAGAATACGCTGGTAAATCATATGGTGATATTGCTAAGTTCGGTACTATGCTCAAGGATAGATGGGAAAATGATGGATCATGGGTTGCTGTGGTCAAGATGCCTGCAGGATTGCAGAATGATTTTTACGGTCTTGTAAACCATCTGACAAAAGGTGATGCTGAAACCAAACTTTTGTAA
- the psmA gene encoding archaeal proteasome endopeptidase complex subunit alpha: MQMAPQMGYDRAITVFSPDGRLFQVEYAREAVKRGTTAAGIKAKDGVVLLVDKRITSRLIEAESIEKIFQIDEHIGVATSGLVADARALVDRARVEAQVNMVTYDEPIGVEVLSKKICDHKQTYTQYGGVRPYGTALLIAGVDDNKPRLFESDPSGALLEYKATAIGAGRNTFMETFEEKHRDDMTMDEVVMLGMEALYRATDMKLDASTLEVGMVTLEDHQFRKCPEEEVASFVERILEEHKEDDKEEESEGQPEE, from the coding sequence ATGCAAATGGCACCACAAATGGGTTATGATAGAGCAATTACTGTTTTTAGTCCTGATGGAAGGCTCTTCCAGGTAGAATATGCAAGGGAGGCTGTCAAGAGAGGTACTACGGCAGCTGGCATAAAAGCAAAGGACGGTGTGGTTCTGTTGGTAGATAAGAGGATCACAAGCAGATTGATAGAGGCAGAGTCAATTGAAAAGATCTTCCAGATAGATGAGCACATAGGTGTTGCAACATCAGGCCTTGTTGCAGATGCACGTGCACTTGTAGATCGTGCAAGGGTCGAAGCCCAGGTAAATATGGTCACATATGACGAGCCTATAGGTGTAGAGGTCCTTTCCAAGAAGATCTGCGACCATAAGCAGACCTATACCCAATATGGCGGAGTTCGTCCGTATGGCACTGCTCTTTTGATAGCAGGCGTTGATGACAACAAACCAAGGTTATTTGAAAGCGATCCAAGCGGTGCACTTCTTGAGTACAAGGCAACTGCTATTGGTGCAGGTAGGAACACCTTCATGGAAACATTCGAGGAAAAACACCGCGATGACATGACCATGGATGAAGTTGTTATGCTTGGTATGGAAGCACTTTACAGAGCAACAGATATGAAACTGGATGCATCCACACTTGAAGTGGGTATGGTAACTCTTGAAGACCACCAGTTCAGAAAATGTCCCGAAGAAGAGGTCGCATCCTTTGTGGAACGTATTCTTGAAGAACACAAGGAAGACGACAAAGAGGAAGAGTCCGAGGGCCAGCCGGAAGAGTAA